In Cytophagia bacterium CHB2, a single window of DNA contains:
- a CDS encoding response regulator transcription factor, whose product MTETAAAREIITVAVIDDDANVRQGLWWLLNNVIGIRCSGAFASCHEFLASKEQAPDILLLDIAMPGVSGFDAIPLIKAKHPALKIIMHSNFDDDDKIMRARQAKVCGYILKNASAPQLYEAIEQVYRGNSVWPAGFEQDEPDFNNSIPHAFLKALKRRLGALADGKRKPD is encoded by the coding sequence ATGACTGAAACAGCCGCTGCCCGGGAAATAATCACGGTCGCTGTCATTGACGATGATGCCAACGTTCGACAAGGCTTGTGGTGGTTGCTCAACAACGTTATTGGAATTCGTTGCAGCGGCGCCTTTGCAAGTTGCCACGAGTTTCTCGCCAGCAAAGAACAAGCGCCCGATATTTTGCTGCTGGATATTGCCATGCCGGGCGTATCCGGCTTCGATGCCATTCCGTTAATCAAAGCCAAACACCCGGCGCTGAAGATTATTATGCACTCGAATTTTGATGACGATGACAAAATCATGCGCGCGCGCCAGGCCAAGGTCTGCGGTTACATCTTAAAAAATGCCTCGGCTCCCCAGCTTTATGAGGCCATTGAACAGGTTTATCGCGGCAATTCCGTCTGGCCGGCAGGATTCGAGCAGGACGAGCCGGACTTTAACAATTCCATACCTCACGCTTTCTTAAAAGCCCTTAAGCGCAGGCTTGGCGCTCTGGCAGACGGCAAGCGCAAACCGGATTGA
- a CDS encoding HU family DNA-binding protein → MLYSDHAILPSVMRHAMTTTDLTKKLAERLEISQRESRDLLRLMCDTIARSLTHKETVILRGFGSFGTRTRAPKKFYNPAAKSHMLLPPKEVVFFRPSQRLKDSLAQRSEES, encoded by the coding sequence ATGTTATATTCTGATCACGCAATTCTACCAAGCGTGATGAGGCATGCCATGACGACCACGGATCTTACCAAAAAGCTTGCAGAACGTCTGGAAATTTCCCAACGCGAGTCGCGTGATTTATTGCGCCTCATGTGCGACACTATCGCGCGCAGCTTGACCCACAAAGAAACCGTGATTCTGCGCGGTTTTGGCAGTTTCGGCACGCGCACCCGCGCCCCCAAGAAATTTTACAATCCCGCGGCCAAGAGCCACATGTTGCTCCCGCCCAAGGAAGTCGTCTTCTTTCGCCCCTCACAGCGGTTGAAAGATAGTCTAGCGCAGCGGAGTGAAGAATCATGA
- a CDS encoding membrane dipeptidase has product MAHQRSRAAQQTLSPEIDQTLWQKAQALHGNLLTIDTHADTPLVYLKQPFDLTMRQAQGHLDIARMREGKLRVQFFAAYTPTRFSMGEGALHFGMRMLDIIHHMIESHPQDFALAYSSADIRRLAESDKIVLAIGMENGEPIEGNLANLRNFYRLGVRYLTLTHWLNNHLGDSSTDAEPLWNGLSDFGKEVVQVCNHLGIMIDVSHVHDTVVEACLDLSRAPLLASHSNAHALCDHPRNLSDDLIKRIAAAGGVIQVNFSNDFLSQPHCNHSRRYEAEEQRLKQELDNSEEVVILMKEWLAQNPPPAPPPIDIIIEHIEHIVNLTGSVEHVGFGSDFDGIKYTPAGLEDVSAIPKLTYHLLKRGFSEKDIQKIWGENLLRVMASAEQAAGR; this is encoded by the coding sequence TCCCCCGAAATCGATCAGACGCTTTGGCAAAAAGCGCAGGCACTGCATGGCAATTTGTTGACCATCGATACGCATGCCGACACGCCTCTGGTTTATTTAAAACAACCCTTCGATCTCACCATGCGGCAGGCGCAAGGGCATCTGGACATTGCGCGTATGCGCGAAGGCAAGCTGCGCGTGCAATTTTTTGCGGCTTACACGCCCACCCGCTTCAGCATGGGCGAGGGCGCGCTTCATTTCGGCATGCGCATGCTGGATATCATTCATCACATGATTGAGTCGCATCCGCAAGACTTTGCGCTGGCGTATTCGAGCGCGGACATTCGCCGGCTGGCGGAATCCGACAAAATTGTGCTCGCCATCGGCATGGAAAACGGCGAGCCGATTGAGGGCAATCTCGCGAACCTTCGAAATTTTTACCGCCTGGGCGTGCGCTATCTTACGCTGACACACTGGCTGAATAATCATCTCGGTGACAGCTCGACGGACGCCGAGCCGTTGTGGAACGGCTTAAGCGATTTTGGTAAGGAAGTCGTGCAGGTATGCAATCACCTCGGCATCATGATTGATGTCTCGCATGTGCATGACACAGTTGTCGAGGCCTGTTTAGATCTCAGCCGGGCGCCGCTGCTTGCTTCGCATTCGAATGCTCATGCCTTGTGTGATCATCCGCGCAACCTCAGTGATGATCTCATCAAACGCATTGCTGCTGCCGGCGGGGTTATTCAGGTCAATTTCAGCAATGATTTTCTGAGCCAGCCGCATTGCAATCATAGCCGCCGCTATGAAGCCGAAGAGCAACGCCTAAAGCAAGAGCTTGACAATTCCGAAGAAGTGGTGATTTTAATGAAAGAATGGCTTGCCCAAAATCCGCCGCCAGCGCCTCCGCCGATCGATATCATCATCGAGCATATCGAGCATATCGTCAATCTCACCGGCAGCGTTGAGCATGTCGGTTTTGGCTCTGATTTCGACGGCATCAAATACACGCCGGCAGGCCTCGAGGATGTCAGCGCCATCCCAAAGCTGACATATCATTTGCTCAAGCGCGGTTTTTCGGAAAAGGATATACAAAAAATTTGGGGGGAAAACCTGCTGCGCGTCATGGCCTCGGCGGAACAAGCTGCCGGTCGCTGA